In Bacteroides cellulosilyticus, the genomic stretch CGGATATGCTGGTACAGGAAAAACTTCGCTGGTCGGAGCGCTGGTACGGACATTGGATAAGTTGCAACAGAAGTCAATTCTGTTGGCTCCTACGGGGCGGGCGGCGAAAGTCTTTTCGGCTTATGCGGGGCATCCGGCGTTTACTATTCACAAAAAGATTTACCGTCAGCAGTCTTTCTCCAATGAGGTGAGTAACTTCTCTGTAAACGATAATTTGACTACTCATACCTTATATATAGTGGATGAGGCTTCGATGATTTCGAACGAGGGGTTATCCGGTGCTGTGTTTGGTACAGGGCGTTTGCTGGACGATTTGATACAGTTTGTTTATTCCGGTACAGGATGTCGATTGATACTGATGGGGGATACGGCGCAGCTTCCTCCGGTGGGTGAAGAACAGAGTCCTGCCTTGTTTGCCGAGGCATTGAAAGGTTATGGGCTGGAGGTGATAGAGGTAGATTTGACGCAGGTAGTACGTCAGGTGCAGGACTCCGGTATATTATGGAATGCTACCCAGTTGCGCCAACTTATAGCTGAAGATGCCTGCGAGAGTCTGCCAAAGATAAAGGTATCGGGGTTCGCTGATATAAAGGTAGTTCCGGGCGATGAACTGATAGATACGCTGAGTACTTGTTACGACCGTGACGGGATGGATGAGACCATTGTCGTATGCCGTTCCAATAAGCGTGCGAATATCTATAATAATGGTATACGCGCGCAAATCCTTTGGCGGGAAGATGAATTGAACACGGGCGACTTGCTGATGGTAGCAAAGAATAATTACTACTGGACTGAGAAAAGTAAAGAAATGGATTTCATTGCCAATGGTGAGATAGCTGTTCTTCACCGGATGCGTCGTACACGTGAGTTGTATGGTTTCCGTTTTGCGGAAGTTCTGCTCACTTTTCCTGATTACGGGGATTTTGAACTGGAAGTTAATCTATTGTTAGATACTTTGCATAGTGATGCGCCGGCTTTGCCTAAAGCGGATAATGACAGGCTGTTTTATGCTGTGCTCGAAGATTATGCTGACATTCCTGTAAAGCGCGAACGGATGAAAAAGATGAAGGCTGATCCGCATTATAATGCTTTGCAAGTGAAGTATGCTTATGCCGTTACTTGCCATAAAGCGCAGGGTGGGCAATGGAAGAATGTATTTCTTGACCAGGGGTATATGACGGATGAATATCTGACACCGGATTATTTCCGCTGGTTATATACGGCTTTTACCCGTGCTACAGGTACTTTGTATCTGGTGAATTACCCGAAAGAACAAATCGTATAAATAGCTGGGATTAAAAAAAATATCTGTTCGCATACAGTAATTAACTATTTACTGCATTTTCATTATACGAATCCGATATAAAAAGACTAAAACAATGAAACACATCTATTCTATTCTAATGTTGATTTCACTCTTGTTTGTGGGTACTGCATGCGAGGATGATTATCGTGATATGGTATTTTTTACGGGAGATGCGCCTATTTACCAGATTGGGACTTGTGATAACCTGATCGGTTCCGTAAATCTCTATCTGAGTAAACCGGAAGGCATTATTGTCGGTGTGGATGGAGGTGATGGCAACTATGCCATAATAAATGGTAACGATGCCGTGGTGACCGCTGCTTTTGTGAAAAATGAAAATGGCTATCAGCGCATATTGGTTACTCCTAAAGGAATAGGTGAGACTGCGATAACGGTAAAAGACGGTAGTGGTTCTTCGGCAATGCTGCGAGTGAAGGTAGACGAATGTGTGAAATTAGTTTGGTCTAAGGAGAAGGATGGTATTGTGGTTATTGGAGAAGCTACAGAAGAGCAAAAGAAGACTATAGCGGATGCATTCACTGATTTCTTTACCGTAAAGGTGGGAGGACGTTATGAGATGATACCGGATAATGAATCTGATTTGTGGGAAAAAGGAACCCTGCGTGTTCGTCCGGATGATTCTGCTATTGCCCCTTTAGTAGGACAATATGAAATGGTTCCGGTTGTTGAAGGTGAAGCGGAACGTTTAGGCCTGCTATTTAAGTATAATGATGAAGAGCATCTTTATACTTTCAGTGGCCCCAGTCTTACCAGGACGTCTGTAATGGACTATATGGACTTTTGGGAAGATGTTACCGAAATCTGTCCGGTGGAAGTCCCGACAGGATGTAAAGTTTATCATGTGGAACGTCTAAAGCCACGTAATCAGAGTGGAGAATAATTGAAAAAGATATACTAATCTAACCTTTTTTGTCAAGAGAGAATTTATGTATGTTTAATGGAACGGGAGGGCTTCGGCTTTCCCGTTTCTAAATCTTCCAGAGAAAAGCCCTGGTATTCTATTTGATAATCTGTATATTTCTTGACTATCTCTGCCGCTTTATTCTCTAAAATGTGTAGGTTGATTCGTTCTCTATTCCGCTTTACTTCTCCTATCAGTAGTCTCTTCTCAAAATCGTTCACGGCAATGATGTCTATTTCGTTTTCTCCTTTCCGGTCCCAGTAGCTTTGCACGTCTGAATAGGACTTTGATTCGGCCAGTAATTGCCGGAAATACTTTTCGAGTACATAGCCGCTATACGTTTCATAATCACGCTCTACTATTTGACGTACATAGTCCAAGTTTCCAATTTCTACCGCACTGCGATACTTATAGATGAAGCGGAACCAGAATTGCAGGAAGTTATCCACAATCCGGTATTTGTTGTTCCGGCTTCCTTCCTTAGCCATGAATGGGCGTACGCGACGGATGATGTTGTATTCGTTCTCTAACTTATCCAGATAGCCACCGATGGGCATGTTCAGTGTACTTTCAATATCTCCGCGCGCTGTCTTAGAAGAAGCAATCAGTGCAAGGATCGAGAAATAGTTGTTATAGTCTCTGCCGAACTCTTCTATCAGTACATCTTTACCTTCCTCCAGAAAGTAAGAACCGGGAGACAGTACCGCTTTTAATATTTTCTCTTTGGTGAATGCCTTGCGGATGACCAGTTGCTCGATATATTTGGCCACACCACCGGTAAGCAGATAGAAAGCCAGCAGGTCTTCAGGCTTATAATCGGGATAATTATCGGTAAGGATTGCTTTCAGTGTACTGATTTCGAACGGATGAATATGCATCCGGGCAGTTGCTCTGCCATAGAGAGGTTCTTTCGAATTCTCGAATATTTGCTTCATCATTGAATAGATAGAGCCGCAAATCACTAAATTTATCCGGCTTTCTTCTTTATTGGCATCCCAGATATTCTGCATATCACTGAACAGTGAGCGACTGATGTTCCTGAATTCTTGAAATTCATCAATGATAAGTGTAAAATTCTTACGCTTGGAAAGTTGCATCAGTACTTTAAACAGTTGAGCGAAACTACTGAAACGACCGAAAGTCTCTCCCAGCTTTGCTTCTATCTCTTCCGTGAATTCCTCACAGAGCAATATTTCGTTTTTCCGCCCGATAAAGAAATAAAGCACCGGCGTTGCGATGAAAGCATTCCGCAATAACGTTGTTTTTCCTACACGTCTGCGTCCCACCATCATTGTCATTTGTGCCGATTCGGCGGACATTGCTTCAATTTCCCGCAGGATTTCCAGTTCCTGCACTCTATCGTAGAATTTCATAATCTTCCTCCTTAATTTGCCTGATTAGCGCAACGGCGGTTACTGTAACCGTGGTTGCGCTAATGGCAAAGATAGGGATTGTGGAGAGATTGGCAAAGGAATTGCCGACTATTTTTTTAGTTGACATTTGGCGGCAATGATACTTCAGGCTAATTTAATTCTACGGGCTGAACTATTAGAACTATTTACGGGGAAAGTGATATTTATATACAAACCATTCTTTTATATAGGGATGACTTATTGCTGATAATCAAATGATTGCAAGATACTGATTTCTTGTTTACAAGGTATTAAGAGTTTGTCGACAAGGAGTTAACTTCTTGTAGACAAACTCTTAATACCTTGTAGGCGGGAAATAGGATGCTTTTTAGTTTCTTTACATAATGTCTGCAAAGGGGATTAAACGATTACTATTGCAAGCATTCTTCCTTTAGAATGCGAGTGAATTTCTCTGCACCGACGTCGGAGAGATGGTTCACATCGAAAAAGTCGTCATAGAGCCGGTGGGGGGGCGGAACTACCCGGGCGTTTTATTTTCTCCGGTAGGAGAAAAGTTTTTTCCCAATAGGAGAAAAATAATTCAATAACCCGTTGGCGGAATTAATTCGTTTAAGTGACAAGTCGTTTTTTTAACGATACTAAAGATGTAGTCGCTTCAATAAATAAAAAGCTCCGCTTTCGACAGATTACAGGGCGTGCGCATTATAATCTGTCAAAAGCGGAGCTTCTATATTAATTATGTATAAGCTGGAAAGCGAATCAGATTCCGGCAAGTTCCAGTACCTTTTCTATTGCTGCATTCAGCCCGTCAATGTTCTTTCCACCTGCTGTTGCAAAGTGAGGTTGGCCGCCGCCGCCGCCTTGAATCAGTTTGGCAGCTTCCTTCACCAGGTTTCCGGCTTTCAATCCGCCGGCTACGAGGTTATCACTCAACATTACTGTCAGCATCGGTTTTCCTTCATTGATCGTTCCGGCAACGAAACACAGGTTTTCTGTAATCTCGCCACGCAGTTGGAACGCAATATTCTTAATGCTTTCTGCAGGTATCGGAGCACAAATCTTAATTACTTTTATGCCGTGGATTTCCTGCATGTTTTTCAGCAATCTTTCCTTTATCTGTGCCTCTTTCTCCCTCATGAAGTCTTCCATCTGTTTCTTCAATCCGGCATTCTCTTCAATGTACTTGCGAATGGTTCCGGCCAAGTCGGGTGCATTGTTGAAGAGTGCTTTCAGATCTTTCAGGGTATCTTCGATGGTGTCCATCAATTCCTCTACGCGTGCACCGGTGTAAGCTTCGATACGGCGTACGCCGGCGGCAACGGAACTTTCCGATACAATCTTTATCATACCGATGTTTCCGGTAGCGGCAACGTGTGTACCTCCACAGAACTCAACGGATGAACCGAACTGAATAACACGCACATGGTCGCCGTACTTTTCACCGAACAAGGCGATAGCACCCAGTTCCTTGGCATCTTCAATAGGAATATTGCGGTATTCCTTCAAAGGTATGTTGGCACGGATTTTAGCATTCACCAGATGCTCTACCTGGCGGATTTCTTCGTCTGTCACTTTCTGGAAGTGAGAGAAGTCGAAACGCAGTGAGTCGGGGCTTACTAAAGAACCCTTTTGCTCTACATGCTCGCCCAGTACTTCGCGGAGTGCAGAGTCCAGCAAGTGGGTAGCCGAGTGATTGGCTGCACAGGCAGCACGTTTGTCGGTATCTACGCAAGCCATCATCGGAGCTTCCGGA encodes the following:
- a CDS encoding ATP-dependent RecD-like DNA helicase; the encoded protein is MINNYLETQIKENFPYEPTFEQEIVLKSLAAFLLSPRNDAVFVLRGYAGTGKTSLVGALVRTLDKLQQKSILLAPTGRAAKVFSAYAGHPAFTIHKKIYRQQSFSNEVSNFSVNDNLTTHTLYIVDEASMISNEGLSGAVFGTGRLLDDLIQFVYSGTGCRLILMGDTAQLPPVGEEQSPALFAEALKGYGLEVIEVDLTQVVRQVQDSGILWNATQLRQLIAEDACESLPKIKVSGFADIKVVPGDELIDTLSTCYDRDGMDETIVVCRSNKRANIYNNGIRAQILWREDELNTGDLLMVAKNNYYWTEKSKEMDFIANGEIAVLHRMRRTRELYGFRFAEVLLTFPDYGDFELEVNLLLDTLHSDAPALPKADNDRLFYAVLEDYADIPVKRERMKKMKADPHYNALQVKYAYAVTCHKAQGGQWKNVFLDQGYMTDEYLTPDYFRWLYTAFTRATGTLYLVNYPKEQIV
- a CDS encoding ATP-binding protein gives rise to the protein MKFYDRVQELEILREIEAMSAESAQMTMMVGRRRVGKTTLLRNAFIATPVLYFFIGRKNEILLCEEFTEEIEAKLGETFGRFSSFAQLFKVLMQLSKRKNFTLIIDEFQEFRNISRSLFSDMQNIWDANKEESRINLVICGSIYSMMKQIFENSKEPLYGRATARMHIHPFEISTLKAILTDNYPDYKPEDLLAFYLLTGGVAKYIEQLVIRKAFTKEKILKAVLSPGSYFLEEGKDVLIEEFGRDYNNYFSILALIASSKTARGDIESTLNMPIGGYLDKLENEYNIIRRVRPFMAKEGSRNNKYRIVDNFLQFWFRFIYKYRSAVEIGNLDYVRQIVERDYETYSGYVLEKYFRQLLAESKSYSDVQSYWDRKGENEIDIIAVNDFEKRLLIGEVKRNRERINLHILENKAAEIVKKYTDYQIEYQGFSLEDLETGKPKPSRSIKHT